GCTGCCCGACCCAAATGACGGCAACGTTCAGCAAGGCACGCCGGATGCCCTCACAACTGTTTATCTTGACCGGACTTTAAACCTGGGTACGGCTTCCAACATCACGCCCGCAGGATCGCAGATTGATCTCGCGAACGTTGCCGGCGTCAATATCGGCGATCTGATTATTCTCAGCAATGTGCATGGCAGCGCCATCGGCATGGTGACCAATGTGCTCGCCAACAGCAACACTCTGGTGTTCGGCAATTCTGATCCGCTCAACATCAATCAGCCCAACGCAGCCAATGGAAATATTGCCGCGCTGCAGGACCCGGGTCCGGGGAACAAATATCCGCCAACAACAGCTGCCCGAATTCTTGTGATCAGCTATTACCTGCAACAAAATGCCGGCCCGGATGGCACCTTTGGCAATGACGATGACAACTGGCAACTCATGCGACAGGTCAACGGCCAGCAGCCGGTCCCAGTCATGGATGGCGTAGAAAATCTGCAGGTCACGTATGACGTGTATGACGATACGGCAAACAACTCGTCGAGCACATTGATCACTAACAGCAAGACCGCAAATGGCACGCCGGGTCTCGTTCGAAAAGTAAATGTCGTGCTGAATCTGCGTTCAACGCGCAAGGTGGGACCAACGAAATCCTTGAGTCATCTTACTTTGGCCGCAGCCGTAAGTCCGCGGAACTTGAGTTTTCGCGACCGGTACAAGTGAGTTCGTTTACAAGTCAGGAGCAGGTATGGTGATGTCTGGAAAAACTCGTGAAAAGGGCTTTGCTTTAATCGGCGTGCTGCTGTTTCTCGTCCTGCTTTCAGCCATGGCGATAACCCTGTCATACACCGTGCGGACGGAAAAGCGCATTGGCGGCTCTGACCAGGAAGGTAACCTGGCATATTACGATGCGGAAGCCGGCATGGAAAAAATGACGGCTGATCTGGGAGCGCTCTACGAGAAAACCAAATCACCGTCAGCCGCCACCATCGCTGGTCTAGGCAATGATAAGCCAGTCCTCCCCGACGTTGGGTACAAGTACGTTTTCAACGTGGTGGCGAATGCTGACGGCAGCCCGCAAAGCCACGTTCAGACCATCAGCGCAGGCGACTTTGCCGGCCTTTCCGCGCAGATCATACCCATCAACCTGGATGTGACTGCAACGCGCGTTTCCGGCGCCCAGGCGCACATGACGCGCGACGTTGAAGTGGCGCAGATTCCCGTATTTCAGTTTGGCGTTTTTTCAGATAGTGACCTGAGTTATTTTGCCGGACCGAATTTTGATTTCGGCGGACGTGTCCACACCAACGGCGACCTTTACCTGGCAGAGGGAAACGGTTCGACGCTTACTTTCCATGACAAGCTTACAGCCCATGGGGAAGTCATTCGTCAAACACTGGTAAACGGCCTGACGACGAGCGGAAACTATACCGGAACAGTCGACGTGCCGACCGCGCCCAACGGTTGCGGCACTCCCACAAATTCCTGTCGTCCGCTGGCCGTGACTGAGGGCAGCCTGGTTGGCGGCAAGGGCAGTTCTCCCACGTCGGGATGGGACACGTTTTCGCAGAGCACGTACTTCGGCAATCTGGTTCACCACGCCGCGCAATTGACTTTGCCGTTTGTGGCTGATGGCGCGCCCATTGAGATCATCCGTGAACCGTTGCCGGGTGAAGATCCAACCGGCAATCTGGGCTCCTCACGTTTGTACTCGCAGGCGCAAATCAGGGTACTGTTTGCTGATACAGCAGCAGACCTGCCCGGTGGAGCAGAGGCGGGCGATCTTTCACTGGATACACCCAATACGTGTTTTGCCGCTGGCTGCATTGGCGCGGCCAATGACACAGTAGACAATCACTGGAAGCGTCCTGCTGGAGCCACTGGCGATTGGTCCATTCTGGGCGGATGGGTTCGTGTGGAGTTTCGCAAGGCAGACGGCACCTACCAGAACGTTACCCAGGAATGGCTCGACCTCGGCTTTTCGCGCGGACTGCAGACCCCTGATTCCGAACATGGCCGGGCGAACACAGAGAACCCCAACGCCATCATGATTCTGCAACAGCGCAGAGAAAACCCTGGCAGTTCCAGGGGAACCTTGCTGACAACAGGGCCTACGAAATACTGGTGGGCACCGTTGAATTTCTATGATACGCGTGAAGGTGAGCGCCGCGAAAATCCACTCACGGGAACCACGTGCTCTGTTGGCGGAATTATGACCTCCACTGAGATCGACGTGGGCAACCTCAAAAAATGGCTGGTCGGCACGATAGGAACGAACGGTAAGAGCGTGGAATCCGCGAGCCAGAACGGATACATCCTGTATTATTCGGACCATCGCGGCATGCTGGCTGATCCTGATCCCACGGCAACCATTACCGTCAAACATGGCGACTATGGCTATGAGGATTTCATTAATCCCAGCAGCGGCACGGGCGCTTCCAATAGCTCTCTTGATGCCGGCGAAGATGTAAACGGCGACGGCAAGCTGCAGACCTATGGCGCCGGGAACCTTGGCAATGCTTTTGCGGTATCGAATGGCGATCCCACCGCGGCGCTGGATTGCTCCACCGTGGGCCGCATGAATCGTGTGAGCGGCGCGCGCCACGCCATTGTGATTGAAAACGGCACACTGGGGAACCTGCCCATTAACTTTCTCGCCAACGCCGGCGGGTTTACCGTCGCCAGTGAAGAACCTGCTTATATTCTGGGTAACTACAACGCGAGCGATGCCGCCGGTTTCGGCGATCCGCATGCATCGTCAGCGGTCATCGCGGATACAGTGACTCTGCTTTCAAAGAACTGGAGCAATGAGCAGAGCATGTTCAATCCGCGCACCGCGGCGGGAACCGCAAGTTGTCCAGCCACCGCTTCTTTGGCCAGTCCAGCCGGCAACGGAACGGGCAGGCAGGCCTGCACAACGTCATATCGAGTGGCAATCGCCTCCGGAAAGAGTATTCCGTTCCCGCGTCCTTCCGGCGCCGGTAACGATTTTGGCACCGATGGCGGCGTCCACAACTTTCTGCGCTACCTGGAAGAATGGGGCGGCCAGACTTCAAACTATGAGGGTTCGCTCGTGAGCCTCTATTTCTCGCAATACGGTGTGGGCGCGTTTAAATGCTGCAACATGGTCTATAACCCGCCGGGCCGTAATTACTCTTTCGACCTTGACTTCACGGATCCCAGCAAGATGCCTCCGGGAACGCCGCGATTTATTGACGTGGTGAACGTTGACATGGTGCAGGACCTGAAGCCCCGGTAAAAGCTACTCGGGCGGTTACTTGAGCCCCACTGAGAAATGCGTGTGGCCGTAAGTGCCGGTCATTCTGATCGGCACTTCCGCGCCCGCGCCTTTTTTCTTTTTCTTGTAAAAAGGATCAAGTATTTTCAGGAAGATTGATTTCGCTCCGGTAGAGGCCTGTGAAACGGTCGCGAGCATGCGCATTTTGCCTCCTAGGGCAATGCGCTTATTGAGCAGATTGTACGTGCCTTTCATATCAGCCTCAGCGCCGGGCACGGCGAAGGAGACGGGTGAAAACGTCGCCACCCCGTCTTTCATTACTACGTCACCTTTCAGGTCAGTGAGCACACGCTCAAAACCATTTTCGTCGTCGTCCTGGTCGTAATCCTTCTGTTTGTCTTTTTTCCCTTCAGCACGTTCACTCAGTTGGTCAACATCTTTCTGCGTATTCGTGGACGTGAAGCGCGCACGGGCGATGCTGAAATTTCCATTCAGGCGCACCCGCTCTTTGAACGGCCTGTGCTCCGGTGGAAGCACAGCGTGAGTTTGGAATACAACCGGGCCAACAAGAGGTGAAGTCCTGGCGTCAGAGAAGAGAAGTATCAAGTCCTGAATCTCTCCCTGGCCGTGAGTCACGTCAAGGGTGACGATCTTTGGCTTGCCGGAAACGCTGCCATGGGCGAGCAAATTGGTGTTGCCCAGTCTGGCCTCAAGCGAAGGCAGAAACAGATCGCCATTTTTCATGTCGAGCACGCCACGAAATTGGGTACTCAGGTGAAACGGATGTCCGCTCTCTTTCACTTCAAAGTCCGGTGTGTCCGTCATTCCGGCCAAGTTTAACTTTTCCAGATTGCCTGAGAATTCACCGCGTGAAGAAACAATTCCGCCCAGCGCCTTGAAAACGCCAAGATCGGCCCGGGTCAGCACGTATTTACCTGAAATTGCCGTGCTGCGCACCGTTCCTTTTTGGTCTCTCCATGGACCTATGGAGCCGCTGGATTCCACTTCTCCCGGCGGCACGGGAAGACGCAGTGACACCTGGAAGGGAACTGCGTTGCGTCCTCCAATCTCATGGAAAAGGGCATGATGAATCTGGAAGACGAGTTTGTTCTCGCCGTTCTGGCCGGTCGCCAGTTCAAGCAGAGCGTTGTCCGCGCGAAGCTCTTCAATAATGGTCTGATCGTTGCCTGAGCTCTCTTCACTGTGCAGGTTTGCACCCTCATGGGGCACGTGGATGCGCAGACCATCGGCAATGATTCTTCTAATCCTTCCCGGCTTGCTCAACAGCCCGGAGAAGGTGCTTTCAATGGTTAGCTTGCGGATCGTAATGATGGGTTCGGACGGCTTTTGTCCCGGGGCGGAAGTTTTCTGCCGAAATACAACGTCCTCAGCAACACATCCTGGGAAAGGGAAATACGTGCTGTGGAACCCGCGCATCTCCACCTGCGCGGACGATGCGCGCTCCAGCCGTTTGGTCATGGCTTCTCTGGTAAACGGCCACTTCATGGCCATGATGATGAGGAATGCAACCGCGCAAATTGAAACAGCCAACAGAATCCAGCGAAATTTTTGAGCAGGCGCTCTCGTCGCTGTGGTTTTTTCAGGAAGTGCGACTTCTGTGGACGGCATGGCTATCTACTTGGATGCGGAATTTCAGGAGCACTCGAGCAGCCGCTCTCGTTTTCCACTCACCTAAAGCGCTGACTCAACATTTAGGCATTTACTGCTTGCGGCTGCTCGATTGAAAGCGCAGTGGATTTTCTCCCGGATTGCGCACCCATCACATGCCGCAAAACAAGAGTAGAGGCTGGCACAGCGCCGCAAGTACTGAAAGGTGAGTTGAACTGTGTCTCTGAACAGAGAGGAGACTGCCGCAGCAGCCCCCTCTTATCACACGCAATTTACTTTTTGGTTTTGCCCGCAGCGGAGCAACTCTGCCGGATCACGGTAAATTTTGTTACGTCCACCGGCGTTCCCTGCTGGCACGTGGTCGGACCTTCATGCGCCTTGCCCGTAAAACGGATGGCAGTGTTGATGCTCGGCGGCGTACCTTTAAAGAAAAGATTGAAAAGTGTCCCAGTCTTTGTGTCTTTGAGCACCAGGCACCCAGCTTCCACGCCTGCTTCAACGCAACCTGATCCTGTGATCGTTT
This portion of the Terriglobia bacterium genome encodes:
- a CDS encoding AsmA-like C-terminal region-containing protein codes for the protein MPSTEVALPEKTTATRAPAQKFRWILLAVSICAVAFLIIMAMKWPFTREAMTKRLERASSAQVEMRGFHSTYFPFPGCVAEDVVFRQKTSAPGQKPSEPIITIRKLTIESTFSGLLSKPGRIRRIIADGLRIHVPHEGANLHSEESSGNDQTIIEELRADNALLELATGQNGENKLVFQIHHALFHEIGGRNAVPFQVSLRLPVPPGEVESSGSIGPWRDQKGTVRSTAISGKYVLTRADLGVFKALGGIVSSRGEFSGNLEKLNLAGMTDTPDFEVKESGHPFHLSTQFRGVLDMKNGDLFLPSLEARLGNTNLLAHGSVSGKPKIVTLDVTHGQGEIQDLILLFSDARTSPLVGPVVFQTHAVLPPEHRPFKERVRLNGNFSIARARFTSTNTQKDVDQLSERAEGKKDKQKDYDQDDDENGFERVLTDLKGDVVMKDGVATFSPVSFAVPGAEADMKGTYNLLNKRIALGGKMRMLATVSQASTGAKSIFLKILDPFYKKKKKGAGAEVPIRMTGTYGHTHFSVGLK
- a CDS encoding prepilin-type N-terminal cleavage/methylation domain-containing protein; protein product: MSKIKKGQQGLSLMEALVAMLVASIVLAAGSSLVIKALQITDLVTVRSEMQQDGRAAINSILKDLSLSGTGMPVGGVQLPTGANSTKSLLACAGGVCFLRNHFFPGNHMYPVLPDPNDGNVQQGTPDALTTVYLDRTLNLGTASNITPAGSQIDLANVAGVNIGDLIILSNVHGSAIGMVTNVLANSNTLVFGNSDPLNINQPNAANGNIAALQDPGPGNKYPPTTAARILVISYYLQQNAGPDGTFGNDDDNWQLMRQVNGQQPVPVMDGVENLQVTYDVYDDTANNSSSTLITNSKTANGTPGLVRKVNVVLNLRSTRKVGPTKSLSHLTLAAAVSPRNLSFRDRYK